From a region of the Lepus europaeus isolate LE1 chromosome 17, mLepTim1.pri, whole genome shotgun sequence genome:
- the HK1 gene encoding hexokinase-1, giving the protein MIAAQLLAYYFTELKDDQIKKIDKYLYAMRLSDETLVDIMTRFKKEMKNGLSRDFNPTATVKMLPTFVRSIPDGSEKGDFIALDLGGSSFRILRVQVNHEKKQNVHMESEAYETPENIVHGSGSQLFDHVAECLGDFMEKRNIKDKKLPVGFTFSFPCRQSKIDEAVLITWTKRFKASGVEGADVVKLLNKAIKKRGDYDANIVAVVNDTVGTMMTCGYDDQQCEVGLIIGTGTNACYMEELRHIDLVEGDEGRMCINTEWGAFGDDGALEDIRTEFDREIDRGSLNPGKQLFEKMVSGMYMGELVRLILVKMAKEGLLFEGRITPELLTRGKFNTSDVSAIEKNKEGLHNAKEILTRLGVEPSDDDCISVQHVCTIVSFRSANLVAATLGAILNRLRDNKGTPRLRTTVGVDGSLYKTHPQYSRRFHKTLRRLVPDSDVRFLLSESGSGKGAAMVTAVAYRLAEQHRQIEETLAHFRLTKEMLLEVKKRMRTEMEAGLRRQTNDKAVVKMLPSFVRSTPDGTENGDFLALDLGGTNFRVLLVKIRSGKKRTVEMHNKIYAIPLEIMQGTGEELFDHIVSCISDFLDYMGIKGPRMPLGFTFSFPCKQTSLDAGILVTWTKGFKATDCVGHDVATLLRDAIKRREEFDLDVVAMVNDTVGTMMTCAYEEPTCEVGLIVGTGCNACYMEEMRNVEMLEGNEGQMCINMEWGAFGDNGCLDDIRTIYDQLVDEYSLNAGKQRYEKMISGMYLGEIVRNILIDFTKKGFLFRGQVSEPLKTRGIFETKFLSQIESDRLALLQVRAILQQLGLNSTCDDSILVKTVCGVVSRRAAQLCGAGMAAVVDKIRENRGLDHLNVTVGVDGTLYKLHPHFSRIMHQTVKELSPKCNVSFLLSEDGSGKGAALITAVGVRLRGELSS; this is encoded by the exons AAAAGGGAGATTTCATCGCCCTGGATCTCGGGGGGTCTTCCTTCCGGATTCTGCGGGTGCAAGTCAATCACGAGAAGAAGCAGAATGTCCACATGGAGTCCGAGGCCTATGAAACCCCCGAGAACATCGTGCATGGCAGTGGGAGCCAG CTTTTCGATCACGTCGCCGAGTGCCTGGGAGACTTCATGGAGAAAAGGAACATCAAGGACAAGAAACTGCCCGTGGGATTCACCTTCTCGTTCCCTTGCCGACAATCCAAGATAGACGAG GCCGTCCTGATCACCTGGACAAAGCGATTCAAGGCGAGCGGCGTGGAAGGGGCAGATGTGGTCAAGCTGCTGAACAAAGCCATCAAAAAGCGAGGG GACTATGACGCCAACATCGTGGCTGTGGTGAACGACACGGTGGGGACCATGATGACCTGCGGCTACGACGACCAGCAGTGTGAAGTCGGCCTGATCATTG GCACCGGCACCAACGCGTGCTACATGGAGGAGCTAAGGCACATCGACCTGGTGGAGGGCGACGAGGGCAGGATGTGCATCAACACGGAGTGGGGGGCCTTCGGCGACGACGGCGCCCTGGAAGACATCCGCACTGAGTTTGACAGGGAGATCGACCGGGGCTCGCTCAACCCGGGGAAGCAGCT GTTCGAGAAGATGGTCAGCGGCATGTACATGGGGGAGCTGGTCCGGCTGATCCTGGTCAAGATGGCCAAGGAGGGCCTCTTGTTTGAAGGGCGAATCACCCCGGAGCTGCTCACCCGAGGGAAGTTCAACACCAGCGACGTGTCGGCCATCGAAAA gaaTAAAGAAGGCCTCCACAACGCCAAAGAGATCCTGACCCGCCTGGGAGTGGAGCCGTCCGACGATGACTGTATTTCTGTTCAGCACGTGTGCACCATTGTCTCGTTCCGCTCGGCCAACCTGGTGGCCGCCACGTTGGGCGCCATCTTGAACCGCCTGCGGGACAACAAGGGCACGCCCCGGCTACGCACCACCGTCGGTGTCGACGGCTCTCTGTACAAGACGCACCCACA GTATTCCCGGCGTTTCCACAAGACCCTGAGGCGCCTGGTGCCTGACTCCGACGTGCGCTTCCTGCTGTCGGAGAGTGGCAGCGGCAAGGGGGCCGCCATGGTGACGGCGGTGGCCTACCGCCTGGCTGAGCAGCACCGGCAGATAGAGGAGACCCTGGCCCACTTCCGCCTCACCAAGGAGATGCTGCTGGAGGTGAAGAAGAGGATGCGGACCGAGATGGAGGCGGGGCTGAGGAGGCAGACGAACGACAAGGCCGTGGTCAAGATGCTGCCCTCCTTCGTCCGTAGCACCCCCGATGGCACCG AGAATGGTGACTTCTTGGCCCTGGATCTCGGAGGAACGAACTTCCGCGTCCTGCTGGTGAAAATCCGTAGCGGGAAGAAACGCACGGTGGAGATGCACAACAAGATCTATGCCATCCCTCTGGAGATCATGCAGGGCACCGGGGAAGAG CTGTTCGACCACATCGTCTCCTGCATCTCCGACTTCCTGGACTACATGGGCATCAAGGGCCCGCGGATGCCGCTGGGCTTCACGTTCTCCTTCCCCTGCAAGCAGACGAGTCTGGACGCG GGCATCTTGGTCACCTGGACCAAAGGCTTCAAGGCGACTGACTGCGTGGGCCATGACGTAGCCACTTTACTGAGAGACGCCATCAAAAGGAGAGAG GAATTTGACCTGGATGTGGTGGCCATGGTCAATGACACAGTGGGCACCATGATGACCTGTGCCTACGAGGAGCCCACCTGCGAGGTTGGACTTATTGTAG GGACGGGCTGCAATGCCTGCTACATGGAGGAGATGCGGAACGTGGAGATGCTGGAGGGGAACGAGGGGCAGATGTGCATCAACATGGAGTGGGGCGCCTTCGGCGACAACGGCTGTCTGGATGACATCAGAACCATCTACGACCAACTGGTGGACGAATATTCTCTAAACGCTGGGAAGCAGAG GTACGAGAAGATGATCAGCGGCATGTACCTGGGGGAGATCGTCCGTAACATCCTCATCGACTTCACCAAGAAGGGCTTCCTCTTCCGCGGGCAGGTCTCCGAGCCGCTCAAGACGAGGGGCATCTTTGAGACAAAGTTCCTCTCTCAGATCgagag CGACCGGCTGGCGCTGCTCCAGGTGCGGGCCATCCTCCAGCAGCTGGGTCTGAACAGCACGTGTGACGACAGTATCCTCGTCAAGACGGTGTGCGGGGTGGTGTCCAGGAGGGCCGCGCAGCTGTGCGGCGCAGGCATGGCTGCGGTGGTGGACAAGATCCGCGAGAACAGAGGGCTGGACCATCTCAACGTGACCGTGGGCGTGGATGGGACGCTGTACAAGCTTCATCCACA cTTCTCCAGAATCATGCATCAGACCGTGAAGGAGCTGTCCCCAAAGTGTAACGTGTCCTTCCTCCTGTCCGAAGACGGTAGCGGTAAAGGCGCCGCGCTCATCACGGCTGTGGGCGTGAGGCTCCGAGGCGAACTGAGCAGCTAG